One stretch of Armigeres subalbatus isolate Guangzhou_Male chromosome 2, GZ_Asu_2, whole genome shotgun sequence DNA includes these proteins:
- the LOC134217750 gene encoding ejaculatory bulb-specific protein 3-like, with translation MKFFIVALALFAVVAARPQDDKYTTKYDSIDTDEILQSDRLFKNYFNCLLDNGPCTAEGNELKRVLPEALENNCAKCSEKQQTTSTKVIKYLTENKPEEWTALKAKYDPENKYVQKYVADADKDGIKL, from the coding sequence ATGAAGTTCTTCATCGTTGCTCTGGCCTTGTTTGCCGTGGTTGCTGCCCGGCCACAGGACGACAAGTACACCACCAAGTACGACAGCATCGATACCGATGAGATCCTGCAGTCGGATCGTTTGTTCAAGAACTATTTCAACTGCTTGTTGGATAACGGTCCCTGCACCGCGGAAGGTAATGAGCTGAAGCGAGTTCTGCCCGAAGCCCTGGAGAACAACTGTGCCAAGTGTAGCGAGAAGCAGCAGACGACCAGCACAAAGGTCATCAAGTACCTGACCGAGAACAAACCAGAGGAATGGACGGCTCTGAAGGCCAAGTACGATCCGGAAAACAAGTACGTGCAGAAGTACGTGGCTGATGCCGACAAGGATGGAATCAAACTGTAA